In the Sebastes fasciatus isolate fSebFas1 chromosome 20, fSebFas1.pri, whole genome shotgun sequence genome, one interval contains:
- the LOC141758427 gene encoding protein NLRC3-like, with protein sequence MSDCEEEQEDRESLVSGCLSMKSDRPKHIPLNFSNEPGPSDTKVQYRQRAESPVPSCLSVKSDWSMGYPPHFSNEPGPSDTKKRSDVSVEEQLSCCALCQDVLKDPVSTSCGHRFCRQCITSYWDQSASSGDSSCPQCGERSRTRAGLQTAGQTSTVQTDRGLQEVLDEHKISLKKRCECVTEGTDETGSGTLLNRIYTELYITEGQSEEVNTQHEVMQLETASKINNLHDTPIKCQDIFKAFPDQLGDIRVVLTNGVAGVGKTFSVQKFTLDWAEGLENQDVSLVILLSFRELNLIRDEQYSLLMLLHVFHPTLQRVTAEKLAVCKVLFIFDGLDEGRLSLDFHNNEVVSDVTQKSSVNMLLTNLILGNLLPSALVWVTSRPAAANQIPPACVDRVTEVRGFTDAQKEEYFRRRVSDEELSSRIISHIKTSRSLHIMCLIPVFCWITATVLDHMLTTDQRGELPKTLTDLYSHFLLVQTKRKKQKYGEGHETSPQELTEADGEVLLKLGRLAFEHLEKGDIMFYQEDLERCGLNVTEALVYSGVCTEIFKRECVIFQKTVYCFVHLSIQEFLAAVYMFHCYTNSNTDVLKAFLREEYVHSTLDVFLKRAMEKSLESKNGHLDLFVRFLHGLSLESNQSLLGGLLGRTDNNPEIIQRAIKNLKEMNMDDTKISTDRSINICHCLTEMNDHSVHQEIQEFLKSENRSEEKLSEIHCSALAYMLQMSEEVLDELDLNKYNTSLEGRRRLIPAVRNCRKAELSGCWISDTHCEVMASALKSNPSHLRELDLSDNNTLKDSGVKLLSADLESPNCRLETLRLFDCSLSEISCASLVSALKSNPSHLRELDLGGNNLQDSDVKHLSDLVESPHCRLETLGSVEGRSRSMLVSAVLL encoded by the exons atgagtgattgtgaggaggaacaggaggacagagagtctctagtctctggctgtctgtctatgaagagtgaccggCCTAAACATATTCCTCtgaacttcagtaatgaacctggaccctcagacacaaa agttcagtacagacagagagcagagtctccagtacccagctgtctgtctgtgaagaGTGACTGGTCCATGGGTTATCCTCCacacttcagtaatgaacctggaccctcagacacaaa gaagaggagtgatgtttctgtggaggagcagCTGTCCTGCTGTGCTTTGTGTCAGGACGTCCTGAAGGATCCGGTCTCTACCAGCTGTGGACACAGGTTCTGCAGACAGTGCATCACCTCATACTGGGACCAGTCTGCTTCATCAGGAGACTCCTCCTGTCCCCAGTGTGGAGAAAGATCCAGAACAAGAGCTGGACTGCAGACAGCCGGTCAGACCAGTACTGTTCAAA cagatagaggtctgcaggaggttttagatgaacataagatcagtctgaagaagagatgtgaatgtgtgactgaaggaactgatgaaacaggaagtggaaccctcctcaacaggatctacactgagctctacatcacagagggacagagtgaagaggttaatacccaacatgaggtgatgcagcttgagacagcttccaagatAAACAACCTCCATGACActccaatcaagtgccaggacatctttaaagcctttcCTGACCAACTGGGAgacatcagagtcgttctgacgaacggcgtcgctggtgttggaaaaaccttctcagtgcagaagttcactctggactgggcagagggcttggaaaaccaagatgtcagtctggtgattctgctttcgttcagggagctgaacttgatcagagatgagcagtacagtcttctcatgctgctccatgttttccatccaacattacagagGGTTACAGCAGAGAAGCTGgctgtctgtaaagttctgttcatctttgacggcctggatgaaggcagactttcactggatttccacaacaacgaggttgtgtctgatgtcacccagaagtcatcagtcaacatgctgttgacaaacctcatcctggggaatctgcttccctcagctctcgtctgggtaacttcccgacctgcagcagccaatcagatccctcctgcatgtgttgacagggtaacagaagtacgaggcttcactgacgcccagaaggaggagtacttcaggaggagagtcagtgatgaagagctgtccagcagaatcatctcacacatcaagacatccaggagcctccacatcatgtgtctaatccccgtcttctgctggatcactgctacagttctggaccacatgttgactacagaccagagaggagagctgcccaagaccctgactgacctgtactcacacttcctattggttcagacaaagaggaagaagcagaagtatggtgagggacatgagacgagtccacaggagctgacggaggctgacggggaagttcttctgaaattggggaggctggcgtttgaacatctggagaaaggaGACATCATGTTttaccaagaagacctggagcggtgtggtctTAATGTCACAGAGGCCTTGGTatactcaggagtttgtacagagatcttcaaaagagagtgtgtgatcttccagaaaacagtctactgctttgttcacctgagcattcaggagtttctggctgcagtctacatgttccactgttacacaaacagcaacacagaTGTACTGAAGGCATTCCTGAGAGAAGAATATGTTCATTCAACCCTGGATGTCTTCCTGAAGAGAGCCATGGAGAAATcccttgaaagtaaaaatggccacctggacctgtttgttcgcttccttcatggcctctctctggagtccaaccAGAGTCTCCTAGGAGGTCTACTGGGTCGGACAGACAACAATCCAGAAATCATCCAGAGGGCGATTAAAAACCTGAAGGAGATGAACATGGATGATACCAAAATCTCTActgacagaagcatcaacatctgccactgtctgacggagatgaacgaccactcggtacatcaggagatccaagagttcctgaagtcagaaAACAGATCAGAGGAGAAACTCTCTgagatccactgctcagctctggcctacatgctgcagatgtcagaggaggttctggatgagttggacctgaaCAAGTACAACACATCACTAGAGGGACGACggagactgattccagctgtgaggaactgcagaaaagcaGA ACTTTCTGGCTGTTGGATCTCAGATACTCACTGTGAAGTcatggcctcagctctgaagtccaacccctcccatctgagagagctggacctgagtgaCAACAACaccctgaaggattcaggagtgaagctgctgtctgctgatctggagagtccaaactgtagactggagactctgag